In the Ranitomeya imitator isolate aRanImi1 chromosome 2, aRanImi1.pri, whole genome shotgun sequence genome, gcctgtatgacctccctacaacgcctgggcatgctcctgatgaggctgcgaatggtctcctgagggatctcccagacctggactaaagcatccgccaactcctggacagtctgtggtgcaacttgacgttggtgaatggtgcaagacatgatgtcccagatgtgttcaatcggattcagatgtggggaatgggcgggccagtccatagcttcaatgccttcatcttgcaggaactgctgacacactccagttacatgaggtctggcattgtcctgcattaggagaaacccaggggccaaccgcaccagcatatggtctcatacgGAAGtcctctcagtacctaatggcagtcaggccatctaaagaaatgccaccccacactattactgacccactgccaaaccagtcatgctggaggatgttacaGGCATACACAAtagtcttaaagtgaacctgtcagcaggattttgttatgtaaactacagacactgtcaggttagcCAATCCATGGTCCCTGATACATTTAAGATCACCAAATGGCTAGACATAGAATGAGTGAGAGCATTCCTTATTGTGTTCTTTGCTGCAGTTGGTAGGAATCATACAGGGAAAAAGGGTTGCAGTCTAGCCATACAGATCTCTAAAGTGGCTACATTCGTCTGAAACCCCAAGTAGTCCCACCCTGACAAGGACAGTCTACAGCTAGCCCTACAATGGAGGCCCTGCATTCTCCCTTAGTAAAAGTCCCGATTCATTTCTTCCAAGTAAATTTCTCAGGTGACTTGTATTTTAGAACAGGGTTTCTAAGTGCTAGATGCAGAGTAAAAGTGGGTCCCtccttcacacatccatttttAGGACCACAAATATGGACCCACGCACACCCACTGAATTCAATGgcggtgcgcacatgtcaggaccGTGTGAAAAACTGCAGACATCAGTTTTTTTACGTGCATCACGTACACAATGCATTCCGCACATTGATGACACACAGATAACCGGCGCCAGAAAAAAAGCAGTGCTGTTCCCAGGTCCCGGGTGCTGAAGACAGATTTGATCATTGTCGCCTGGTATCCCTGAGATCAGTATGATAATGCGACATTGACATGAGTTGTATTCAGTACCCGCTGTGTACATTGTGcgtaaaataaatgtaaaaaatttacATGGGCTCATGGGTAATTTTGAAAACCAACAGAGGGAAAGCCCACGGCTGGGGCTGATGTTACTAATCCCAAAAGGTACCCAGGCCAATAATAAAAGATCACAGTTGTTTTCTTAGCCTTTCCTATGGAATTTATGGGGAACTCCATAAAAAAAATGACACTGGGTCaccctataaattctaaccagccaCGGCTAAAAAGACAGATGTGGGTTGATAATATCCTGTTTTTCCCCCAAATATTTCTTTGTGGTGAACATATGCACtcgaatctcaatactggaaagcagagctgtggagccagagtcggtataaaatggaccgactgacAATATATAATAATTTGTATAGAGTAGTACAATTCAGTATGTgctgaatattttttcataaaaaattgggaaagttatgaaatgtctgttCTATTCGTGACCTAAGGATCTAGCCTTTCAGTTGAAGAAAGCACTATTTGCCTCTAAGGTGTGCCCCAAAAAGATTCTGGGAGTGTACGGACAGCTCAATTAGCTTTACAAGAGAGATTGCTAGGCATCCCAAAGTTCTGATGTAATTAATTACCTGACACTCTGCAAACTTTACTTAATAATTAGTCATAGTCAGATTAATCTGTTACCACATACTCAAATGGAGATCTATCTGTACCAGCACAGGATAGTTAAATTTAGAGTGTTTATAAAATCTTCTGCATAACACATCATGAAAAATCTTTTTGCTTGTACCCATTTTTTGTTTACATAAGATCATGATACTACTATCTTTATCTACTGACATTTTATCTGAAGGTTCCAGTATAGAGACAAAACATTTACATTTTAAATAAAAATGCCTAAATTAATTACTGCTACCAACCTGTCTTTTTGTTCCTGAGGAGGATAAAGTAGGTCATAAGGTACTGTACAACATATAAAGAAACGTTTTGATATTGCACCAACACCAGCCTAAGCAATCCTTAATGTACATGCTCTGTTATGAGTCTGTGATTGgattggtaaaaaaaaagttttttcttcaAAGAAAACGACTAATTCTCAGGTGAGTTCTTTGATGGTTCAGAAGATGTTTCCCGTGGCTCACAAATTCCCAGTACTCTGGGCATGAGTTTGGCTTCTTCCCTATGTGAGTTTTTTTGATGCGCAACCAGATTTGCTTTCCGAGTAAAAGATTTACCACATCctggacatgaaaatggtttctcccctgtgtgacttctctgatgcgtAAGAAGATTATATTTCTGGTGAAataatttcccacattctaaacatgaaaatgacttctcccctgtgtgagttctctgatgtcttacAAGATCTGATTTTTGGTTAAAACCAtgtccacattctaaacatgaaaatggcttttcccctgtgtgaattttctgatgtgtaACCAGATATGATTTAGCACTATAATGTTTCCCACATTTTGAGCATGAAAATGGTTTATCATCTGTGTTAATGCTCTCATGTTGGATTTTTGATTTAATACTATAATGTTTTCCGCATTCTGCATGTAAAAATGACCTGGctgctgtgtgaattctttgatgtgcaATTAGACTTGCCTTAacactataacatttcccacattttgagcaTAAAaacggcttcttccctgtgtgacttctctcatgtctaacaagatctgtTTTTTGATGAAAACAATttccacattctgtacatgaaaatggtttttcccctgtgtgaattctctggtgtataagaagagCCGATTTAATcttaaaacgtttcccacattctgaacatgagaatggcttctcccctgtgtgagttcgctgatgtgtaataagattgtatttctgcttaaaacattttccacactctAAGCAAAAATATGGCTTTGCCCCTGTGTGActcctctgatgtctaacaagatctgatttttggttaaaccttttaccacactgtgaacatgaaaatggtaaaactcctgtgtgaattcgctgatgtctaacaagatctgatttatggttaaaacatttcccacattccgaacatgaaaattgCTTATACGCTTCGTGAATGCTCTGATGTGTAACTGTATTTGATTTAATATTAAAATTTGTTCCACATTCAAAAAATGAAATTGGCTCCTTTTCTAAGTGGTTTCTCTCatgtttaacaagatttgatttaacACTGTAACATCTCCCACATACTGCAcaggaatatggcttctcccctgtgtgagttctctcatgtctaacaagatctgatttttgATTAAAGcttttttcacattctgaacatgaaaatggtttctcccctgtgtgaattctctgatgtataacaagagCTGATTTAATACTAtagcatttctcacattctgaacatgaaaatggcttttcccctgtgtgaatcctctgatgtgcagcaaggtttgatttctgattaaaacatttgccacaatctgaacatgaatatggcttcttcaCTTTGTGAGCTCTTTGATATTCAATATTCCTTTTGTGTCTTTTAGAATCATAAGATAGGGTTTGTTTAAAAGGACCAGGTGGTAGGTCTTTGCTGTGAAAGGCTGAGGATGTATCTGAGATGAAGGCATGTTCGTCATACGTAACTCCTGTGATGCAATGATCTTCATTAAAATCTGAAAATGTAGGATATCCCTCTGAGCTCCTGGTAcaatcatctgccaagaataaaattgATTTGATTATTTTTAATAATATAACCTTAACATTATTTTGCCATTTTATAACATTTCCATGTAGAAAATTTCCACACAAATTGCAAGACTTCCCCCTTGAGCCAGATATTTTATTTTGTGGAAATATTAAGCTCTGGACCACACAAACACTTTGGCAATTGTAAAGGAAGTGGATATCATCTTCAATATGTGTTTCTGAAGTTAACAACCCAGTGTCAGTGGATATAAAAATTTTCCTTTGGGAAATGAATACATTCATATTTTTTTTCTATGTTGTGTACGCTTGCCTGCTATAACGTGCATACACCTTAAGCCACAGGTTAAACCCAAAAGTCTTGTACCAGTTAGTGTGTTTAAATGAGGGGTGTTACTTTGACACGCTCTTATATTAGTGGCAGAAAAGTTTGACTTCATCTGTAGTTGAAGCCTGATATGACCTTCAGGACATATGTTTTTTTTTGTCCCTCTACTCTTTTCTCTAAACACTATTCAATGACTTCTGAGGGCATATGTTGTCTCCGCCTCTACTCTGACACATCAGATCACTTTGAGGCTCCAGAAAGAAGGCTTTTGAGTCAGCAAACACTGTGTTGCGCAAACCTGCTGTGGTTGGCAGCAGTGCAGAGATAAGCCGACCATAcatattaggccggtgtcacacttgcgagtgcaatgggagaaactcacatcaatacccgacactgccgccggcactcaggaccgaagtgtgtagctgcatgtatttctatgcagctctattaatgcgagtttctcgcattgcactcgcaagtgtgacaccagccttagaAGGTGTTCGGCAGACAGCCCTCTCAGCCCACTCTACCATACACAGGAGCCCTTCTATGTTCTGTATAAGAAAAACAACTGCTGACACGTTGGCCTAtagcttatctcagggagaacaatgcgATCCACAGTCTAAAATCAAATAGGCAGGAGCAGGAAACGCCAGAAGACATGAAAACAGGAATATAGACATTCATAGGAACAGGAGATGTATAGCTAATCCAGAACTTGCCACAAACAAATGCTTAAAGAGTTGTATGCTATCAGCAGATAGGCGATGGCAGGGACGAATACAGCAGTGTTGAACAGTCAAATTGAACACTGGCTTGCAGAGAAGATACGCAATGTTGCAGTAGGATTAGTAGTGTGAACATCACTAAAGAAGAGAATGGTATGATAACAGCAGATGAAGAGATGAACTACAGGTCTGAGACCGGAAGTAAATGCAAATAATTAATAAACAACAGGAGTTTGTTGAAGAGAATATTTCCAGTAATCAGAAATAGACAGACGCAAATAGCGGTCTGCATCGGCCTTAAAAGGTCATCGGTAATGGTTTCATAGTAGTTCACTAGGCTATTGGAGAAAACCCAGCTAAAGATGAGCAGATTTATTTAAATTTAAAATTCACAAAATATTTTAAGAAAATTTGATTTGTCGCTAATAAATTTGAGcaaatttcaatactggaaagcttataATTGCTCAGTAAATACACGTGGGgaagaggaaagagagagagagaactctCCTAGGAATAAGAGCTTCTACACCACAGAAGGGAAAAATTGAGAGTGTGGACCTCACTGACTATAAAGAGCTTACTTTCTATAGAAGTGAGAAATTTACCCACTGAccataaggccgccgtcacacttgcgagttttacggacgtatgagcgcagaaactacgtccgtaaaactcgcaaaacaaacggcacaattattctctatgcccctgctcctatctgccgtattttactgatccgtattatacggctttctacggccgtagaaaatcgcagcatgcttcgtttgtcaccgtactgcgtaagaaatacgccaatgaaagtctatggaagcctgaaaaatacggatcacacacggaccagcagtgtgacttgcgagaaatacgcagcggtgttagagagaaaagccggtaattcattgcggtgtacagtaaaatcacactgacagcttacagaagaataggtagaataaatgtgtacacatagaataggtatatatatatatgtcagtgaaacatatatatatatattttaatatttcttccagcgcgagatagctttaaagccggtaattcaattaccggcttttgctctctccttcctaaacccgacatgatttgagacatggtttacatacagtaaaccatgtcatatccccctttttttttgcatattccacactactaatgttagtagtgtgtatatgcaaaatttggccgttctactaaattaaagggttaaatggcggaaaaaattggcgtgggctcccgcgcaattttctccgcctgagtagtaaagccagtgactgagggcagatattaatagcctggagagggtccacggttattggcccccccctggctaaaaacacctgcccccagccaccccagaaaaggcacatctggaagatgcgcctattctggcacttggccactctcttcccattcccgtgtagcggtgggatatggggtaatgaagggttaatgccaccttgctattgtaaggtgacattaagccaaattaataatggagaggcgtcaattatgacacatatccattattaatccaatactagtaaagggttaaaaaaaatacacaaacacattattaaaaattattttaatgaaataaaaacaaaggttgttgtaatattttattcaacgcccaatccaatcactgaagaccctcgttctgtaacaaaaaaaacataataaaccaacaatatccttaccttccgcagatctgtaaagtccaacgatgtaaatccatctgaaggggttaaaatattttgcagccacgagctttgctaatgcaacgttgttcgtggctgcaaaaccccggggaatgaaggtaaagtaggtcaatgacctatatttaccttcatttgcggtgaggcgccctctgctggttgttcctagatcgtgggaactttcctagaaagctcccaggctcgagttcatatgaggacaaccagcagagggcgcctcttatgaagtcGAGCCCCTCCTCTGATGCTTCAACAATGTAGGAAATGGTGCCaggaaagttgttttttttcttttccttttgcaAACCGCAAATCaaatttaaaaatatttgaatTCATGTGGAATTGAGTCAAATTTATTGAAATTTGCAAACTTGCTCCTCCCTGATTGGTCATTGGAGCTGAGACAGGCGAGTAGCAGTTTGCATGGCCTTGAAAATCCACATTTCTGTATTTAAAAAAGAAACTAACCTCTACAGAAGAAGTGAAAAAACGATGAAAGGTGGGGGAAGGAAATCCACAGGGCACAATGCTCTGAGTCAGGAACCAGCCAGGTCAGATAAGAAGAGTTGATTTATTCAACACACAACACGTTTCAGGGACGGCATTGACGTGATTGGTTGATTAACTGCATACAGGCTTTAAAAATCATGAATATACACAAATTTTACATGATTGTATAATTTACAAAACAATATTGAAGATAAATAATACACTTAACATTAATTGTTAGAAAGTTAAGAAAATATTAGTAGATACAATTCAAAAACTCCAAGGAACCCATCCCCCTGGACGGCTCCACTAGATCTGGATTATTTAGCCAAAACTTATTTGTGTTTATAGATACATTTAATACTACTATTAATCAGGACCTCACCTAGCTAAGTTATATGATGTTCAATTAATGGGTTGTTGAAACCTTCTGGATGCAAAGGAGCCAAGTTATATATCCAGAAGGACTCTGCATTCAGCATCTCTATCCGATACGGACTGGTCTCAGGCGTACGTTCAAGAATGGTCAAACATAAATTATTAAGAATGGTCAAACTTAAATGCACAGAGAATCCTTCTGGATATATAAATATAGGGGGATGAGATCTGAGGAGTATTTGAATTGTATCTACttactttttcttctttttctaacAAATAATGTTTAGTGCATTATTGATTTTTTTaacacaggaaagaaatatatcttggtaccgtgttagccagcagATAGAAAAATTAATTCtaaatgatttttttaaataatttataatCATGTAAAATTTATGTATATTCCTGATTTTTAAAGCCTTTAACCCATTAatgactgccgatatgccttttaaccatggcagttaagggtact is a window encoding:
- the LOC138663910 gene encoding zinc finger protein 271-like isoform X1, which translates into the protein MWCAALRVEVPTISDPLSGDLLYKIIFLIAPSRMDRDRDKMAERILNLTLDILFQLTGEDYTVVKKNSSDHCQDPVSEGWRRPLSPITEPLPHPLIHEDINGQKILELTYKMIELLTGEVPIRCQDVTIYFSMEEWEYLEGHKDLYKDVMMEVPQPLTSPVLANKRTTPERCPHPLLPQDFKQEDPHVPQDHQGEDLTHINTTETYVTVDERCKEEIPTYDYPDDCTRSSEGYPTFSDFNEDHCITGVTYDEHAFISDTSSAFHSKDLPPGPFKQTLSYDSKRHKRNIEYQRAHKVKKPYSCSDCGKCFNQKSNLAAHQRIHTGEKPFSCSECEKCYSIKSALVIHQRIHTGEKPFSCSECEKSFNQKSDLVRHERTHTGEKPYSCAVCGRCYSVKSNLVKHERNHLEKEPISFFECGTNFNIKSNTVTHQSIHEAYKQFSCSECGKCFNHKSDLVRHQRIHTGVLPFSCSQCGKRFNQKSDLVRHQRSHTGAKPYFCLECGKCFKQKYNLITHQRTHTGEKPFSCSECGKRFKIKSALLIHQRIHTGEKPFSCTECGNCFHQKTDLVRHERSHTGKKPFLCSKCGKCYSVKASLIAHQRIHTAARSFLHAECGKHYSIKSKIQHESINTDDKPFSCSKCGKHYSAKSYLVTHQKIHTGEKPFSCLECGHGFNQKSDLVRHQRTHTGEKSFSCLECGKLFHQKYNLLTHQRSHTGEKPFSCPGCGKSFTRKANLVAHQKNSHREEAKLMPRVLGICEPRETSSEPSKNSPEN
- the LOC138663910 gene encoding zinc finger protein 271-like isoform X2, which encodes MWCAALRVEDYTVVKKNSSDHCQDPVSEGWRRPLSPITEPLPHPLIHEDINGQKILELTYKMIELLTGEVPIRCQDVTIYFSMEEWEYLEGHKDLYKDVMMEVPQPLTSPVLANKRTTPERCPHPLLPQDFKQEDPHVPQDHQGEDLTHINTTETYVTVDERCKEEIPTYDYPDDCTRSSEGYPTFSDFNEDHCITGVTYDEHAFISDTSSAFHSKDLPPGPFKQTLSYDSKRHKRNIEYQRAHKVKKPYSCSDCGKCFNQKSNLAAHQRIHTGEKPFSCSECEKCYSIKSALVIHQRIHTGEKPFSCSECEKSFNQKSDLVRHERTHTGEKPYSCAVCGRCYSVKSNLVKHERNHLEKEPISFFECGTNFNIKSNTVTHQSIHEAYKQFSCSECGKCFNHKSDLVRHQRIHTGVLPFSCSQCGKRFNQKSDLVRHQRSHTGAKPYFCLECGKCFKQKYNLITHQRTHTGEKPFSCSECGKRFKIKSALLIHQRIHTGEKPFSCTECGNCFHQKTDLVRHERSHTGKKPFLCSKCGKCYSVKASLIAHQRIHTAARSFLHAECGKHYSIKSKIQHESINTDDKPFSCSKCGKHYSAKSYLVTHQKIHTGEKPFSCLECGHGFNQKSDLVRHQRTHTGEKSFSCLECGKLFHQKYNLLTHQRSHTGEKPFSCPGCGKSFTRKANLVAHQKNSHREEAKLMPRVLGICEPRETSSEPSKNSPEN